In one Nicotiana tomentosiformis chromosome 6, ASM39032v3, whole genome shotgun sequence genomic region, the following are encoded:
- the LOC104116123 gene encoding uncharacterized protein — protein sequence MQPPNQHSRINLSELKAQIVKKLGPEGSKQYFYYLNRLLNLKISKVEFNKLCVRIFGRENIPLHNQFISSILRNACSAKVPPPINEGGIVKHGEAVGSKEPVDDEYDQNGVHVSSNQASGQPSLSNGDVLPLSPRKARTGLRDRRAGDRRSVLGPNGKTNFTVQQSTLMESSDFDVIKENGDLHPSNVKGSMQHHQAIMQQTDDERQAFCRETAKFSAIKRSLENSVSLQNKIGQPRDDGKEMHARSQLQAPLGVPFCPVSVGGAHRPLPLATSSRCVSSSSFGALLDSVTLRERMEQIAAEQGLDGVAMDCANLLNNGLDSYLKGLIKSCLQLVGARSGHEPTTNSTKKQQTYMKLVNGLRPGHHFQTNSGRLLEVVGEHAPDNLVSLQDFRVAMELNPRQLGEDWPLLLEKVCTHAVEE from the coding sequence ATGCAACCGCCAAACCAGCATTCGCGGATTAATCTTTCTGAATTGAAAGCTCAGATAGTGAAGAAACTTGGACCAGAGGGGTCAAAACAGTACTTTTATTACTTAAATAGGCTATTGAACTTGAAGATAAGCAAGGTTGAGTTCAATAAGCTTTGTGTTAGGATCTTTGGGAGAGAAAACATTCCATTGCACAATCAGTTCATTAGTTCTATTCTGAGAAATGCCTGCAGTGCAAAGGTTCCTCCACCAATTAATGAAGGCGGTATTGTGAAGCATGGTGAAGCGGTTGGCAGTAAAGAGCCTGTAGATGATGAATATGACCAAAATGGAGTGCATGTCTCCTCGAACCAGGCGTCAGGTCAACCGAGTTTGTCCAATGGTGATGTGTTGCCATTATCTCCTCGGAAGGCTAGGACAGGATTACGTGATCGTAGGGCTGGGGATCGTCGTAGTGTGCTTGGACCAAATGGAAAGACTAATTTTACTGTTCAACAATCAACGTTGATGGAATCAAGTGACTTCGATGTTATTAAGGAAAATGGGGATTTGCATCCATCTAATGTCAAGGGGTCTATGCAGCATCATCAAGCAATCATGCAGCAAACAGATGATGAAAGGCAGGCGTTCTGTCGAGAAACTGCAAAATTTTCTGCTATAAAGAGATCATTGGAAAATTCAGTATCTTTACAAAACAAAATAGGCCAGCCTAGAGATGATGGGAAAGAGATGCATGCTAGGAGTCAACTCCAAGCTCCCCTTGGGGTTCCGTTTTGCCCTGTTAGTGTAGGTGGAGCGCATAGACCATTACCTTTGGCAACAAGTAGTAGATGTGTTAGCTCTTCTAGTTTTGGTGCTTTGTTGGACAGTGTAACTCTGAGGGAACGCATGGAGCAGATTGCTGCAGAACAGGGCCTTGATGGGGTGGCCATGGATTGTGCCAATCTGTTGAACAATGGTTTAGATTCTTACTTAAAAGGTTTAATCAAATCTTGTCTTCAACTTGTGGGAGCTAGGTCAGGGCACGAACCTACAACAAACAGCACCAAGAAGCAGCAGACCTATATGAAGCTCGTTAATGGTCTAAGACCAGGTCATCATTTTCAGACAAATAGTGGTAGATTGTTAGAAGTTGTGGGTGAACATGCTCCCGATAACCTTGTATCATTGCAAGATTTTAGGGTTGCAATGGAGCTGAATCCGCGGCAACTTGGCGAAGACTGGCCACTGCTGCTGGAGAAAGTGTGTACACATGCAGTTGAGGAATAA